From the Halarchaeum grantii genome, the window CCATCCGCTCGAAGAACGCCGCATGGCGCCTGACTGCAGGGAAGTGCTCGCTCGTCAACCCGACCAAGTAGAGCTGGTCGAACGCGAACCCGGTTGCATCGAGATGGTTGAGAATGGTGACCTGGCCAGTCGTGTCTCGATAGCCGTTCAGCGACGCCCCATGGAGGGCACGGCGAACTGCAGCACCTGGTGACAGAGCCATCGAAGCGTCGTCCACCTCTTCGAACGATGCGAGGATGCGGCGAACTTCGTCCAGTGCCGCCCGCTCGCGTCCCACATCAACTGGCGTCGTATCCTCGTCGAGGGCTGATTCGATTCCGAACTCTGCGAGGCAGGTCCGGATCGCCTCGATACCCTGGGTCAACGATCCGGTATGAAGACTTTCGAGCGTGTCGAGCAAGTCATCGATCGCGGACGCGATCTCGCGGTCAGTGTGGTCGCGTACCGCTTGGAGGCGAGCTGAGTCGACGCGGCGTTCGGTCGCGACGACATCGGTTTCCGCATCTGTGTCGAGAACGTCGACAAGCGGGTTCGTCACCAGCTCCGTGAACGTCGCCGCACGCGGCTCTGGCTCTGAGAGCGAGACGAGATTCTCGACGACCGTGCCGACGAACGTGTCTGTAGGAGCACTCGACGTCTCGACAGAGTACTCCAGATCGAACGTCTCGAATGCATCCGCAAAGTACCCCTCGTAGGCCTCGAACCCAGGAATCACGACCCCAATATCGGTCGTCTCATCGGTTGCGAGCTGAGATTTGATATCGCGGGCGACGAAGCGCGCCTCTCGTTCGGGAGTTGGGAGTTCTCGCCACGTGAGGTCGTCCACGACGGATCGCTGCGCTGGTGGATCGTTCTGGTAGAGTGAGCGAGCGAGTCCTGAAAGCGCCGATGAACCATGCGTCTCCTCAACCTGCTCGACGTCGAAGTCGGCAGATCGATAGAGGTCCCGAATGGTCTCTGTGGCGGGATCAACGCCCTCGGCCCCGTCCGGCGTGAACGTTGGGAGCACGGCCGCCGTTGGGAACGCAGTAAACAGCGCCTCGAGAACCTGTTGTTCGAGCGCCCCTGGATCGAAAAATCCGGACACGACGATGACGTCGACGTGTGGATAGAGGTCCTCGAAGTCAGCATCTGCGATGGTTTCGAAGGCGTGACTGTAGGTGACGGTCCAGGGTTCCGAAACGGATTGCCGTCGCTCGTAGTACGTCTCGTAGGCTGCAACTGTGGTGTCCCGTATCCGAGCGGGGAGTTCGGAGTTCTCGAACTCTTCGCGAACGAGAGCTGGTGTGGTGAGCCCGACGTTCTGGAAGCGGGCGAACCGTCGGTCGAACGCATCAACTAGACTTGCCGGTGCGTGGGATTGCGATGAGAGCCAGTCGCGGTCGGCGATTATCGAATCGAGACTGAGTTCTAACGCTCGGCGGTCAGTCGCCTCGGGGAGTTGTGTGTGGGGCCCAGTGGCTTTCTCGTAGGCCTCGTATACGAGACTGGGTAACGTGTCGGTGGTGAGTGAAAGTGGGGGCCGCGACGCTGCCCACGAAGCCTGAACTCGTTCGTGTCGGTCTGATGCACTTGAGAGATAGAGTACTCGACCAATGCCATCTTCAGATCGCGAGTGCGCCCAGTCGAACGCCTCTTCCTCCAACTTTTGCTGATTCGGACCAATAAATAACGTCCGCTCTGTCATTACTACGTGTCAGTCGCAACGCTCCTTCATCGTTTGGCTGTTCCGCGTTGTGTTAACCAACATTGTAGAGTCGATACAGCAGGATGTTGGTTAATTCTGGTTCCACTCCCCCCACGGCGGGTTTGTCGCCCCACAAGGGGTGCGGGGCGTCCCGAAAGGCGTCGCGCGAACTCACTATGGGACATCGAGCTCTCATCGCCTACGAGCGACCAGACGGCCAGTACAACCTCCACTATACGCACCGCGGCGCTCGAAACCTCCAGTTGAAGCATTCGATTACGCGCGCGACGCCGTTCGGTGAGTACACGCGAGAGAACGAATGGACGCATCGTGCCTACGAATTCCTGCAGACCGCTTCAGACGACTCGATTCCCGCTCCGGAAACTCACGAGTCGCGGACACCGACGCGTGTCCGTGTCGAACCACGCGCCGTCGACGTCACGCTCGAGACGATCCGACGGGAGTACGTCGACTATCTCACCCACGAAGCATTCTACGTCGTCAACCACGAGGACGGTCAGCTCGTGGTGACGGCGTATCGGGTATTCTGGTTCGGCTTAGAGGACGTCGCGACGACGGCGACACGGGCACCGATGATCGGATATGGAGCGCTCCGAACCGTCACTTGGCGCGACGGCGAGCGCGTTAACGACGAGTACGTTCGCGGAGAATTCGACGCGCTGAAAGCCATCATCGGGGATTTCCTCGACCGCGGCGTCTTCGCTAGTGAGGGCGAGGCACTCGCGTATCTCGAACGAGTGTTCCGCGAATGGAGTAGTGACGCAGATCTCGACGTCGTGCTCAATCAGTAGGGACCCCCCAGATTGCACGAGTTAGTGAGCTTCACTGTGTCCAAGAAGAGAGTGTAGGAGCAGAGCACGAAACATTTGAAACGACCTCTCTCAATACGGGGTGTGACTACTGGTTCGAAGGGGCCCCCTCCACCGTTTCCGAAGCTTTTCGCGGGACTCTAGGTTCGTCGAATGAGTGAACCGCAGCATTAGTAGCTGGAGAAATCAGATTGGAGGCGGTTCTGATCGGCGGCTGTCGATCGAATATGGTCCGCGACATCTTCGAAGCGAGAGGTCGCGAGAAGAACGTCGAGGACGGCCTGTAGTGGGACGTCAAGCTCATATTCGTGATAGCGGCCAGCCGAGAGCCCTTCATTGCGCTCGTAAACCGTAATGAGTCCGAGCATATTCAGATCGGAGAGGTGGTCTCGGACGCGCCGTTCGCTGACGCGGTCGGCGTCAAGCCGATCGCAGATCGACGTATAGCGCTGGTAGAGATCGCGGGATCGGACCGGGATTTCGCCGAGCGCTTGATGGTATGCGAGGGCGCAGAGGACGGCGTGCCCTTGGGGCGTGAGTTCTTGCATGCCCTCGTAGAGCTGGTTCTTCTCGAGTTCGTCCTGGGCGTCTCGAACGTGGTCTTCAGCTATCGTGGAGGCATCCTCTGCTTGAGCGAGTTCACCGGCCTCCCGAAGGAGACGGATCGCCTGTCTCGCGGAACCCGTATCTTGGGCTGCAAACGCCGCGCAGAGGGGGACGACATCTTCGGAGAGGACACCATCGTGGAACGCTTTATCTGCCCGTGGGGATAGGATCGAGCGGAGTTGATTCGCGTTGTATGGCGGGAAGAGGATCTCCTTCTCGGCGAGAGTATCTTTGACTTTCGGGGAGAGGCTGTCGCGAAACTGGAAGTCGTTACTGATCCCGATAATGACGGGTTGAACGTTGTCGACGTAGCCGTTTGAGCGTGCGCGAGGGAGCCCGTAGAGGAGGTCGTCGGAGTCACCGATGTTATCGATCTCGTCGAGGACGATGATGGCGGTGCCACCGAGTGCGTCAAGTTCGTCGTATAGGAGGTCGAAGACGCGCTGCTGAGAGTAGCCTGTCGTGCTAATGCGGTCTGCATCTTGGGCATCGCGGAGTTCGTTCACGAGCGCGACGGCGACCTGATAGGAGGAGGAGAGATTCTCGCAGCTCGTCCAGACTATCGAGAGGTCGACGTCGTCGTATTGAGCAGCGTCCGATTCAAGATGTGAGAGCATATATTTCGTTGCGACGGTCTTCCCAGTACCCGTTTTCCCGTACAGAAAGATATTCGACGTCGGTCGATTGTCGATGATAGGTTGGAGTGCCCGCTGATACTTCGCGAGTTCGTCGTCACGTTCGCGGATATCCTCGGGCTCATACGAATCATCAAGAGGTCCGGCGTCCGCGAACACATGCTGATCCCGCTCAAACATCCCCATAGTGACGCTCACGCAATACGATAAAATAAAACCACTGTTTCCTGTGCTTCCTAAGCTTCTGAAGCTAGCCACTATATAAATAAAATAGACACCAGTGCTTCCGGAGATGGGATTCTTTATGTAATACCCTCCCTCCACCACTTCCGAAGCTACCACAGAATCAGGACGGCTGACTGGTGAACGAGTATCTAGAAAAGGGAAACCACTAAGACAAAGCTGGAGAAACTGTATCCGTACTGCAGTACAGGAGTAGTTAGAATCAGGGATTGTGTTCTATCAAAGAGACCACAATCGTCGGTCTTCTGGACTTTGCCGGCTGTACTTGCCGGCTCCACGTGAGTCCCCTCGTCGCTGAGCGACATAGCTCCGGAAACGGTGGAGTGGGTGTCCTTATCGAAGTGGACACCCCAAAGCTTCGGAAACAGTGGTGTGTGTCCTGCCCAGTCTGACCAAGGCTTCAGCAGTGAGAGTTCGTTTCCACTCAAATTCTAGGCTGACCAGTGTGCTGAACGCCAAACAAGTACGAAGCCTCCGGAAAGAGTGGAAGGGAGCGCCGGCTGTTAACCAACACTACATACAGGGGTCACCGAGCGTTGGTTAACACTCAGGCGCTCCACACAACGGGTTTGTCACCCCGAGAAAGGTGAGGGGTCCAGTAGAACAGCGCGTTCGACGGACTCCTTGTGATCAGGATGGCTTCGAGAGAGATCTACGCGAACGGTTTCGACGAGGACGTCCAGACTGACGACCAGGCGAATGGCTGCCCGGAGTGCGGTGGGCGAGTCGAGACGAACACAGTAGAGACAGTCTGCGAGGAGTGTGGACTCGTCCTGACGGAGCACGCAATTGACCATAGCGGGGAGCCGGTGTACGAGGAGGAAACGGAGCGAACGGGTGCACCACTCACGACGGCGCGTCACGATCGGGGACTCTCGACGACGATCGGACGGAAGCGCGACGCGAAGGGGAATACGCTCCCCGCGAAGAAGCGCCGGCAGCTCGGCCGACTACGTCGCGAGCAAAAACGGGGTCGGTTCCGTTCCAAACAGGAGCGGAACCTCGGGCACGGTCTCGGGGAGGTGCAGCGAGTCGCGAGCGTCCTCGACATCGACAATACGCTTCGGGAGCAGGCGTGCCAGCTCTTCCGGAGCGCCCAGTCCGAGGACCTCCTCGTGGGGCGGTCGATCGAGGCGATGGCCGCCGCGAGCGCCTACGCCGCCTGCCGGTGCAACGGACGGTCACTCCCACTCGCGGACGTCGTCGAGGCCGCGCGCGTCGGCGAGAATCGCGTGACCAACACCTACGCGACGCTGAACGAGGAACTCGGACTGCCGGCACAGCCGATGCAGCCCCACGCGTACCTCCCACGTCTCGCTTCCGACCTCGACGTCCCCGATCGGGTCCGACGACGAGCACGAGCGCTCGCGGAACACGCTGAGGACGAGTGCATCGCACAGGGGGCGTCCCCGCCGGGCTTCGCGGCGGCCTGCCTCTATCACGCGGCCCGAGAGCCCGAGTATCGGCTCACGCAGACCGAAGTGGCAGACGTCGCAGGCGTCACCACGACCACGGTCCGAAATCATCGCGAGACGCTACTCGAGGAGCTCCCGTAGTCCGAGCGGGAGCGGGTCGGAAGTTCGAGAGGACGCCGCGGGAGTGAAGTAGCCAGGGCGTCAACGTCGTTGACAGGGATGTCGCATCAGATCCGGCTTGACGACGACGTCTACGAACGCGTTCGTGCAGCGAAGCAGGAGGACGAGACATTTAGTGATGCGGTCGAACGGCTCATCGGTGGTCGGTCGCTGAGCGAACTCGCGGACGTCTTCGACGATGAGCAAACCCAGGAGATGCGCGATGCGATCGAGGCTGCCGACGAGCGTGATCACGACGAAGCCCGTCGGGTCGCGGAGCGGTTCGAGTGATCGTCGACACCAGCTACGTTCTCGATATCATCGACGAGAACGAGGCGGCACTCGCCAAAGAGCACGAACTCGAGACGGCGAACGTCCCGCTCGTCATCCCAGCGATGACGATCCTGGAGCTGTACATCGGCGTCGGGAAAGTCGCAAATACAGCCGAAGAACGCCAGCAGGTCGAAAGTATCCTCGAATCGTATCCCCAGGTGGCGATGACACCGAGTATCTCGCGACGCGCCGGTCGGATTCTCGGCGAAGCGCTCGCCGCTTCCGAGCCTGGCGAGGGCCCCGGCATCGGAAAGGGAGACGCCGCGATCGCCGCCACAGCCATCGAGCGCGACGAACCCGTTCTCGCCGGTGATAGCCACTTCGGAGCCATCGACGGAGTGGCCCTCGAAACGTACCGCTGAGACGCCCGACGCAGATTCATCTTGGAAGACGAGAGAATACGGAACGTGACGCGAAACCCGGACCGCCGTCGCGACGACGAAGCGTTGCAGCCCCGAGGCGAAGCGACCCAAGAGCCGGACCACGGCCTCGAGCAAGATGACGAGCTACGCGATCAGTTAGGAGCGATTGAGTATCCCGAGACGGCAGGCGAATCGACTGCGTACTCTAGCGACGGATCCGTCTCTTCAGCGCAAGAGAGGTGTCGGTCGTCTCGACGCGAACGTGCCGGGATACGCGACGTAAATCAAGACGCCGGCGAGTCAGAGATGGATCTCCTCCATCTCGTCTTCGCGGTCGTCGCGGCACGCACCGACATCGCCGCGCTCGCGAAAGGGAGCGCTGCGCATTCGTGCCTCGTGAAGAAGGGCGACACCGCGGTCCACGAGTGCGAACTCGTCGCGGAGAGTGATGGCGCGCCGTCGCGAACCCTCACCAACGACTGGGGCAACCTTCCCGACGTCGCCCACGTCGAGAGCGACGCCGGCCAGCCGCTCCTGCAGCAGGCGTGTGACCGAACGCGATGGCGGGATGACGAGGACTCGACGGAACACGCGACGTACCTCTACGACGATGCCGGGCACGCGATCGACTCACGGCAGCGACTCGCCGTAGTCCGTGCGCAGGCCGAGGACGCGCTCTGGCTCGTCCCCGCACTCGCACTCCAACAGTCGTCGTGTCCCAACGAGCAGGGGCAGCAGTCGTTCTCGACGCCGTCGCAGCAGGCGCTCACGTGCCAACGCTGCGAGCGTACGACACCACATCGCTTCCGCGGCGTCGAGACCAGTCCAGCCGAACAGTGGGCTGGGCAGCCGATCTGGGAATGCCGTGTCTGTGAAGCACCACGTCACGCCTCTACTTCCCAGAACTAAGAGGGAGGACAGACCAAATAATTCACAGATATCGGGATGAAACAACCGTTAGGTAGGCGTGCACAACGACCTTTTGCTGCGCTCCCTTCGGTCGCTTGCAAAAGCTCGACCAAAAGCCGTCGTCACCCCCTTCGGGGGTTCCTCGGCCTCGCCTTCGGCGAGTCAATCGGCGACCTACCGGGCTCTCCGAGCCGCTCGGTCGCCGAACGCTTGCACCATGGATTGTGCAGCACAGCCACTTCATTCACGATACAAGCTACTACCACGACATCCCCTCGGCAACAGTAAATTGGTTGTCGCAGTTTCCACAATTCTTCTCGATCTCATCGGCTGAAGGTGCATCATCAGGAGCAGGTATCGCACTGTAACACGGAACGCTTTCCCCGCAGTCAGGACAATGAAGCTTGGGAATACTTGGCATTAAGATGGGGTAGACTAGTCACAGTCTTGTCTTTTTTGTAGATATTGTAACACTAAATTCGTCGATAGGTGTGTGAACTTGAATTATATCTGGGAGGTTTGTCGTGCGGAGAGGGGCGACGCGCGCCCCGAAGGCGTGCGTCAGACTCAAAGATGCACATGCTCATCTACGCCCTCGTAGAGGCATCGACGCGCGACGAAGCACTTGCAGCAGGCAAATCTGCGTTCGACCGACTGGTCGGCGTCGCCCCAGACGCCAACGCCGTCTTCGACTACTACGTAACGTTCGACGAGGCGGACGTCACTGGAGCGGGCCAAGCACGGTGGGGTGAGCGGCCGGCCGCGGCGCCGGTCGAGTCTGACGCCGGCGAAGACCTCTTCGAGGCTGGCTGGGAGGCGACCGTCGAGGCGTTCGAGCAGAACCTCAGGGCGGTTCGCGAGGGCTTGGACGAACTCGACGACGAGGCGATCATGCGTGACGAGGACCTCGTCCGGCACGCCTGCCACAATCTTGGCGCCTATCGCGGGCCGTCAGTCGTCCTCTACGACGAACACGGACAGGGGGTTCGGGACCGAGACCGCCTCAAGCGGATTCTCGACGGCGCCGAGTCGTGTTGGATCGTCCCCGCCGACGTCCACTACTGACGATGGCGGGCCACACGACTCGTCGACGGCCGCCGTGGCAGAAGCCAATCCCGAAAACCGCCTTCGGCTACTGTACGAACTGTCGGGAGGTCCCGGCGGCCCCGGTCTACGCCGCACAGGGTGATCAGCGGTGTGCCGACTGCTACTTCGAGGACGAACTCGCGAGGACGAGCGACGTGTAGACACCCCGTGTGCAAAGTGTAAATACCTACTTTGCAACCGTTTTAGGCTCTCAGAGGCAGTATTAGGAATTCGGACGATGGCGTGTTAACCAACAATTGGCAGTGGGGTCGGGACGGTGTTGGTTAAACTGGGCGGGCCGCAATCGCCGTCGTGTTTGTCGACCCCGAGAGGGGTGCGGGAGTGCCCATGTGGTGCTCTCGAACTAGACGATGAGTGGAACACTCGACGACGGCACGACGGCAGTACCGACATACGAGGGTGGCGAGATCCGG encodes:
- a CDS encoding DUF6735 family protein, whose protein sequence is MGHRALIAYERPDGQYNLHYTHRGARNLQLKHSITRATPFGEYTRENEWTHRAYEFLQTASDDSIPAPETHESRTPTRVRVEPRAVDVTLETIRREYVDYLTHEAFYVVNHEDGQLVVTAYRVFWFGLEDVATTATRAPMIGYGALRTVTWRDGERVNDEYVRGEFDALKAIIGDFLDRGVFASEGEALAYLERVFREWSSDADLDVVLNQ
- a CDS encoding transcription initiation factor IIB, coding for MASREIYANGFDEDVQTDDQANGCPECGGRVETNTVETVCEECGLVLTEHAIDHSGEPVYEEETERTGAPLTTARHDRGLSTTIGRKRDAKGNTLPAKKRRQLGRLRREQKRGRFRSKQERNLGHGLGEVQRVASVLDIDNTLREQACQLFRSAQSEDLLVGRSIEAMAAASAYAACRCNGRSLPLADVVEAARVGENRVTNTYATLNEELGLPAQPMQPHAYLPRLASDLDVPDRVRRRARALAEHAEDECIAQGASPPGFAAACLYHAAREPEYRLTQTEVADVAGVTTTTVRNHRETLLEELP
- a CDS encoding PD-(D/E)XK nuclease family protein — protein: MTERTLFIGPNQQKLEEEAFDWAHSRSEDGIGRVLYLSSASDRHERVQASWAASRPPLSLTTDTLPSLVYEAYEKATGPHTQLPEATDRRALELSLDSIIADRDWLSSQSHAPASLVDAFDRRFARFQNVGLTTPALVREEFENSELPARIRDTTVAAYETYYERRQSVSEPWTVTYSHAFETIADADFEDLYPHVDVIVVSGFFDPGALEQQVLEALFTAFPTAAVLPTFTPDGAEGVDPATETIRDLYRSADFDVEQVEETHGSSALSGLARSLYQNDPPAQRSVVDDLTWRELPTPEREARFVARDIKSQLATDETTDIGVVIPGFEAYEGYFADAFETFDLEYSVETSSAPTDTFVGTVVENLVSLSEPEPRAATFTELVTNPLVDVLDTDAETDVVATERRVDSARLQAVRDHTDREIASAIDDLLDTLESLHTGSLTQGIEAIRTCLAEFGIESALDEDTTPVDVGRERAALDEVRRILASFEEVDDASMALSPGAAVRRALHGASLNGYRDTTGQVTILNHLDATGFAFDQLYLVGLTSEHFPAVRRHAAFFERMVDAHPILEVLDDRLRDRYIFATLLANAGEVTLTTPETDPDATAVVRSPILDELQRVTDIEPETGVDDRVGSREDLQRHIAPRDDRREAIDAAGERGDFTATQTIRANRGSQCASERADPDLSPHDGLLEAETVAEVYPKDEREPYSASRIERYVNCGFQFYMEHVLDVEDDDGVERTPDPLETGTFVHDTFERFYADLQDGAGDGVDLAAYDRDRLEAHMLDVALDELASADFEYSGVFYRRWLEQFFAGLGDPDENPHYGNPRPHQGVDRGLFVRFVEREHSRNGDALPTWFEAPFGEGLRGESGLEAFEIDLPNGGSVAFHGYIDRIDVTVDADDAHVQLFDYKTGSTPAMTTTTGGTTFQLPLYLLAAEEVLAGDIDDFDELSATYYQTKPPNRFKEPRGIESKFDSTAELRRFLDEVVPQRLQTVSSAIEHGRFYTTLLSQREAGCEYCSYRRACDVRPNQRRERVNVLNDDSQSYVPVRATARDFAVDSWGESDD
- a CDS encoding antitoxin VapB family protein, with amino-acid sequence MSHQIRLDDDVYERVRAAKQEDETFSDAVERLIGGRSLSELADVFDDEQTQEMRDAIEAADERDHDEARRVAERFE
- a CDS encoding orc1/cdc6 family replication initiation protein — its product is MGMFERDQHVFADAGPLDDSYEPEDIRERDDELAKYQRALQPIIDNRPTSNIFLYGKTGTGKTVATKYMLSHLESDAAQYDDVDLSIVWTSCENLSSSYQVAVALVNELRDAQDADRISTTGYSQQRVFDLLYDELDALGGTAIIVLDEIDNIGDSDDLLYGLPRARSNGYVDNVQPVIIGISNDFQFRDSLSPKVKDTLAEKEILFPPYNANQLRSILSPRADKAFHDGVLSEDVVPLCAAFAAQDTGSARQAIRLLREAGELAQAEDASTIAEDHVRDAQDELEKNQLYEGMQELTPQGHAVLCALAYHQALGEIPVRSRDLYQRYTSICDRLDADRVSERRVRDHLSDLNMLGLITVYERNEGLSAGRYHEYELDVPLQAVLDVLLATSRFEDVADHIRSTAADQNRLQSDFSSY
- a CDS encoding PIN domain-containing protein, with translation MIVDTSYVLDIIDENEAALAKEHELETANVPLVIPAMTILELYIGVGKVANTAEERQQVESILESYPQVAMTPSISRRAGRILGEALAASEPGEGPGIGKGDAAIAATAIERDEPVLAGDSHFGAIDGVALETYR